Proteins co-encoded in one Actinobacillus succinogenes 130Z genomic window:
- the rep gene encoding DNA helicase Rep, producing MKLNPQQQTAVEFTSGPCLVLAGAGSGKTRVIINKIAYLIGKCGYLPRQIAAVTFTNKAAREMKERVAHSIGKGQTKGLIVSTFHTLGFDIIKREYKYLGFKANMTLFDEHDQMALLKELTADYLQEDKDLLRELVMRISNWKNDLILPEQALASAKDQKQQVFARCYVRYANQMHAYNALDFDDLIMLPTLLLKQNEDLRSKWQTKIKYLLIDEYQDTNTSQYELIKLLVGTRARFTVVGDDDQSIYSWRGARPQNMVRLRDDFPQLKVIKLEQNYRSTQRILHCANILIDNNAHVFEKKLFSNLGEGEPLQVIEAKNEEHEAERVVAELIAHRFSHKTKYKDYAVLYRGNHQSRLLEKILMQNRIPYKISGGTSFFSRMEIKDMMAYLRVLVNQDDDAALLRIINTPKREIGAVTLEKLGMLAHEKHISLFEAIFDFDLIHRVTPKAYNALQHFARWLVELNDELLRSEPERAVKRMLAQIHYEEYLYENAVSPKAAEMQSKNVATLFEWVGGMLQGDEYSEPMTLDQVVTRLTLRDMQERGEDDDESDQVQLMTLHASKGLEFPHVFLVGMEEGLLPHQSSIDEDNIEEERRLAYVGITRAQRTLRFTLCKERRQYGELIKPEASRFLLELPQDDVQWERDKPPMTEQQKQQKASANIANLRAILAQSKAKL from the coding sequence ATGAAATTAAATCCTCAGCAACAAACCGCCGTTGAATTTACCAGCGGACCCTGTTTGGTCCTGGCGGGGGCGGGTTCGGGAAAGACCCGCGTTATTATTAATAAGATCGCTTATCTTATCGGTAAGTGCGGCTATTTACCGCGTCAAATCGCCGCCGTCACCTTCACCAATAAAGCGGCACGGGAAATGAAGGAACGGGTCGCCCATTCCATCGGCAAAGGGCAAACCAAAGGATTGATTGTCTCTACTTTTCATACTTTAGGCTTCGATATTATTAAGCGCGAATACAAATATTTGGGCTTTAAGGCCAATATGACGCTGTTTGACGAACACGACCAAATGGCGTTGTTAAAAGAGTTGACCGCAGATTATCTGCAGGAAGACAAGGATTTGTTGCGGGAATTGGTGATGCGGATTTCCAACTGGAAAAACGATTTGATTTTGCCGGAACAAGCTCTGGCGTCGGCGAAAGATCAAAAACAGCAGGTTTTTGCCCGTTGTTATGTTCGTTACGCCAATCAAATGCACGCCTATAACGCTTTGGATTTTGACGATTTAATCATGTTGCCGACCTTGTTGTTGAAGCAGAACGAAGACCTGCGGTCGAAATGGCAGACCAAAATTAAATATTTGCTGATAGACGAATATCAAGATACCAATACCAGTCAGTACGAACTGATTAAACTGCTGGTAGGCACGCGGGCGCGTTTCACCGTAGTAGGAGATGATGATCAGTCCATTTATTCCTGGCGCGGGGCGCGACCGCAGAATATGGTACGTTTGCGTGACGATTTTCCTCAATTGAAGGTAATCAAGCTGGAACAGAATTATCGTTCCACCCAGCGCATTCTGCACTGCGCCAATATTTTGATTGATAATAACGCTCATGTATTCGAGAAAAAATTATTCTCGAATTTGGGGGAAGGAGAACCTTTACAGGTTATCGAAGCAAAAAATGAAGAACACGAAGCGGAACGGGTAGTCGCGGAATTAATTGCCCACCGATTCTCGCATAAAACCAAATATAAAGATTACGCCGTTTTATATCGCGGTAATCATCAATCCCGTTTGTTGGAAAAAATACTGATGCAAAACCGTATCCCGTATAAAATTTCTGGCGGTACTTCTTTTTTCAGTCGTATGGAAATTAAGGATATGATGGCGTATTTGCGAGTGCTGGTAAATCAGGACGACGATGCTGCACTACTGCGGATTATCAATACGCCGAAACGGGAAATCGGTGCGGTAACGCTGGAAAAACTGGGAATGCTGGCACATGAAAAGCATATCAGCCTGTTTGAGGCCATTTTCGATTTTGATTTAATTCATCGTGTGACGCCGAAAGCCTACAATGCGTTACAGCATTTCGCTCGTTGGTTGGTGGAACTAAATGACGAATTGTTACGTTCCGAGCCGGAACGGGCGGTAAAACGCATGCTGGCGCAAATTCACTACGAAGAATATTTATATGAAAATGCCGTTAGCCCGAAAGCGGCGGAAATGCAAAGTAAAAATGTCGCTACGTTGTTCGAATGGGTGGGCGGCATGTTGCAGGGCGATGAGTATAGTGAGCCGATGACGCTGGATCAGGTGGTGACGCGTTTAACATTACGCGATATGCAGGAACGGGGTGAAGATGACGACGAAAGTGATCAGGTACAACTGATGACTTTACATGCGTCAAAAGGATTGGAATTTCCCCATGTGTTTTTAGTGGGAATGGAGGAGGGACTGTTACCGCACCAGAGCAGTATTGACGAGGATAATATCGAGGAAGAACGCCGTTTGGCATATGTAGGTATTACCCGTGCGCAACGGACATTGCGTTTTACTTTATGTAAAGAGCGTCGTCAATACGGCGAGTTGATTAAACCGGAAGCCAGCCGTTTTTTATTAGAGTTACCACAGGATGACGTACAATGGGAACGGGATAAACCGCCGATGACGGAACAACAAAAGCAGCAAAAGGCATCCGCCAATATTGCGAATCTGCGCGCTATCTTGGCGCAATCCAAAGCGAAATTGTAG
- a CDS encoding beta-phosphoglucomutase family hydrolase, producing MLAQSVINQYDALIFDMDGTLIDTMPSHAQAWEKVGRQLGYPITGDIMYELGGAPVRTIAQETCRRYGIPADLLDEVVRLKRRFGFEMVELNAELLPAFNIVKANLGRRAMALGTGSHRNMVNMLLDKFELRPYFNAIVDADEVNAHKPDPETFLKCAEKVDVRPQSCLVFEDADLGIQAALNGGMDVFDVRTNILRAA from the coding sequence ATGTTAGCGCAATCTGTTATCAATCAATATGATGCTTTAATTTTCGATATGGACGGTACGCTCATCGATACTATGCCCAGCCATGCTCAAGCCTGGGAAAAAGTCGGTCGGCAATTAGGTTATCCGATTACCGGCGACATTATGTACGAATTGGGTGGTGCGCCGGTACGGACTATTGCACAGGAAACCTGTCGCCGTTACGGTATTCCGGCGGATTTATTGGATGAAGTCGTTCGGCTAAAGCGCCGGTTCGGTTTTGAAATGGTGGAATTGAATGCGGAGTTGCTGCCGGCGTTTAATATTGTAAAGGCTAATTTAGGGCGGCGCGCTATGGCGCTCGGTACCGGTTCGCACCGAAATATGGTGAATATGTTGCTGGATAAATTCGAGCTACGCCCTTATTTTAATGCTATCGTGGATGCCGATGAAGTGAATGCTCATAAACCGGATCCGGAAACTTTTCTGAAATGTGCCGAGAAAGTCGACGTTCGTCCGCAATCCTGTCTGGTATTTGAAGATGCCGATCTCGGCATACAGGCGGCATTAAACGGCGGGATGGACGTATTTGACGTGCGCACCAATATACTGCGAGCCGCATAA
- a CDS encoding sugar O-acetyltransferase, translating into MTTALMLMQAGYAHLAGKPDFADLRLRCREMLFDYNNVLRPSQKMEKTALIKKILGKTGENIKINTPFFCDYGFQIETGENFFANTGCTMLDSGGIRIGDNVMFGPNVSLYTVEHPLDAQLRHAGWEHGRKIVIGNNVWVCGSVVILGGVTIGDNAVIGAGSVVTKDIPANSLAVGNPCCVQREIRDEDRRFYLTTYIKND; encoded by the coding sequence ATGACAACGGCGTTGATGTTAATGCAGGCGGGGTATGCTCACCTTGCCGGTAAACCGGATTTTGCCGATTTGCGTTTACGCTGCCGTGAAATGTTATTCGATTATAATAATGTGTTGCGTCCCTCACAAAAAATGGAAAAAACGGCATTAATCAAAAAAATTCTGGGTAAAACCGGTGAGAATATCAAAATAAACACGCCGTTTTTTTGCGATTACGGCTTTCAAATCGAAACGGGCGAAAATTTTTTCGCAAATACCGGATGTACTATGCTGGATAGCGGCGGAATCCGTATCGGCGATAATGTAATGTTCGGTCCAAATGTGAGTTTATATACGGTGGAGCATCCTCTCGATGCACAACTTCGTCACGCAGGTTGGGAACACGGACGGAAAATTGTTATTGGGAATAATGTGTGGGTATGCGGCAGCGTCGTCATTCTGGGCGGAGTGACTATCGGCGATAACGCGGTAATCGGTGCCGGCTCGGTTGTAACCAAAGATATTCCGGCCAACAGTTTGGCGGTGGGAAATCCTTGTTGCGTACAGCGAGAAATCAGGGACGAGGATCGTCGGTTTTATCTGACAACGTACATAAAAAACGATTAA
- the luxS gene encoding S-ribosylhomocysteine lyase, whose protein sequence is MPLLDSFKVDHTKMQAPAVRIAKTMTTPKGDLITVFDLRFCVPNKEIMSPKGIHTLEHLFAGFMRAHLNSDEVEIIDISPMGCRTGFYMSLIGAPSERRVADAWLAAMHDILNVQDQSKIPELNIYQCGTYTEHSLSDAHATAQHVITRGIGINKNEELLLDESLLTE, encoded by the coding sequence ATGCCTTTATTAGATAGTTTTAAAGTTGATCACACTAAAATGCAGGCACCGGCTGTCCGCATCGCCAAAACCATGACTACGCCGAAAGGGGATTTGATTACGGTTTTCGATTTACGTTTTTGCGTTCCTAATAAAGAAATCATGTCGCCGAAAGGGATTCACACGCTTGAGCATCTGTTCGCCGGATTTATGCGTGCGCATTTGAATAGTGACGAAGTGGAAATTATCGATATTTCTCCGATGGGATGTCGTACCGGTTTTTATATGTCGCTTATCGGAGCGCCGAGCGAACGCCGGGTGGCGGACGCATGGCTGGCGGCAATGCATGATATTTTGAACGTGCAGGATCAAAGTAAAATTCCGGAATTGAATATTTATCAATGCGGGACTTATACCGAACACTCGCTTAGTGATGCCCATGCTACGGCGCAACATGTAATTACGCGCGGAATCGGGATCAATAAAAACGAAGAATTATTGTTAGACGAATCTTTACTGACCGAATAA
- the purT gene encoding formate-dependent phosphoribosylglycinamide formyltransferase, which translates to MATIGTALTAKATKVMLLGAGELGKEVAIELMRFGVEVIAVDRYEQAPAQQVAHRAYTISMLDGSALRALVEKERPDYIVPEVEAIATDTLVELEQEGFTVVPTAKATMLTMNREGIRRLAAEELALPTSPYQFVDNFTDFQSAVEKIGVPCVVKPIMSSSGHGQSVIKSLADAERAWHYAQEGGRAGGGRVIVEGFVKFDYEITLLTVRHIGGTSFLAPIGHRQEDGDYRESWQPQAMSEAALKKARNVAEKITTALGGRGIFGVEMFVCGDDVIFNEVSPRPHDTGMVTLISQELSEFALHARAILGLPIPTINLISPAASKAVVVEGQSNQVQFGNLDKVLAEANTDLRIFGKGEVNGHRRMAVILSRDISVEKALEKASRAYARLQISL; encoded by the coding sequence ATGGCGACAATAGGGACGGCGTTAACCGCTAAAGCGACGAAAGTCATGTTACTTGGTGCGGGAGAATTGGGCAAAGAAGTGGCGATCGAATTAATGCGTTTCGGTGTGGAAGTGATTGCCGTCGATCGTTATGAACAGGCTCCGGCGCAACAAGTCGCTCACCGCGCTTATACGATTTCCATGCTGGACGGTTCGGCCTTGCGCGCCCTGGTGGAAAAAGAACGTCCCGATTATATTGTCCCGGAAGTAGAAGCCATTGCTACGGATACCTTGGTTGAACTGGAACAGGAAGGTTTTACCGTAGTGCCGACGGCAAAAGCTACGATGCTGACTATGAACCGTGAAGGCATTCGTCGTTTGGCGGCGGAAGAATTAGCTTTGCCGACTTCGCCGTATCAATTTGTGGATAATTTTACCGATTTTCAAAGCGCGGTCGAAAAAATCGGTGTTCCTTGCGTGGTAAAACCGATTATGTCGTCTTCCGGTCACGGACAGTCGGTGATTAAATCCTTAGCGGATGCGGAGCGCGCTTGGCATTATGCGCAGGAAGGCGGTCGTGCCGGCGGCGGACGGGTCATTGTGGAAGGTTTTGTGAAATTCGATTATGAAATCACATTGTTGACCGTACGTCATATCGGCGGGACTTCATTCTTAGCTCCTATAGGTCATCGTCAGGAAGACGGTGATTATCGGGAATCCTGGCAACCGCAGGCAATGTCTGAGGCAGCCTTAAAAAAAGCGCGGAACGTTGCGGAAAAAATTACCACGGCGCTGGGCGGACGCGGGATTTTCGGGGTAGAAATGTTCGTCTGCGGTGATGACGTCATTTTCAACGAAGTCTCGCCGCGACCGCACGATACAGGCATGGTGACGTTAATTTCGCAGGAATTATCGGAATTCGCTCTCCATGCCCGTGCGATTTTAGGACTACCGATTCCGACGATTAATCTGATTAGCCCGGCGGCGTCTAAGGCCGTAGTGGTGGAAGGTCAATCCAATCAGGTACAATTCGGTAATCTGGACAAAGTATTGGCGGAAGCGAATACGGATTTGCGCATTTTCGGTAAAGGCGAAGTAAACGGCCATCGCCGCATGGCGGTAATTTTGAGTCGCGATATTTCTGTAGAAAAAGCGTTGGAAAAAGCATCACGGGCTTACGCTCGGTTACAGATTTCATTATAA
- the pfkA gene encoding 6-phosphofructokinase gives MIKKIAVLTSGGDAPGMNAAIRAVVRAGLSEGLEVYGVFDGYQGLFENRIQKLSRYSVSDVINRGGTFLGSARFPEFKQPEVRSKCAEILHSHGIDALVVIGGDGSYTGAKLLTEEHGFPCIGLPGTIDNDIPGTDYTIGYQTALETAVDAIDRLRDTSGSHHRISIVEIMGRHCSDLTICAAIAGGCEYIVAPEVGFNQEELIQQIELSLANGKRHAIIAITELVTDVHKLAKDIEARVGNETRATVLGHVQRGGSPCAFDRILASRMGVYAVELLLQGHKGRCVGIQQEKLVHHDIIEAIDSMRRPFKSDYLEVSKKLF, from the coding sequence ATGATCAAAAAAATTGCAGTCTTAACAAGTGGTGGTGACGCACCGGGAATGAATGCCGCAATTCGTGCCGTGGTACGTGCGGGATTATCCGAAGGATTAGAAGTATACGGTGTTTTCGACGGTTACCAAGGACTTTTTGAGAACCGTATTCAAAAACTTTCGCGCTATAGCGTGTCCGATGTCATTAACCGCGGCGGAACGTTTTTAGGTTCCGCCCGATTCCCTGAATTCAAACAACCGGAAGTGCGGTCGAAATGCGCCGAAATTTTACACTCGCACGGCATTGACGCTTTAGTGGTTATCGGCGGTGACGGTTCTTATACCGGTGCAAAATTATTAACGGAAGAACACGGTTTCCCTTGTATCGGCTTGCCGGGTACGATAGATAACGATATTCCGGGCACCGACTACACCATCGGTTATCAAACCGCATTGGAAACCGCCGTTGACGCCATCGACCGCTTGCGCGATACCAGCGGTTCTCACCATCGTATTTCCATTGTGGAAATCATGGGGCGACACTGCAGCGATTTAACCATTTGTGCGGCAATCGCCGGCGGCTGCGAATATATCGTCGCACCGGAAGTCGGATTCAATCAGGAAGAATTAATCCAACAAATCGAACTCAGTCTTGCCAACGGTAAACGTCATGCGATTATCGCCATTACCGAATTAGTCACGGACGTACACAAATTAGCCAAAGATATTGAAGCTCGGGTCGGCAACGAAACCCGTGCAACCGTGTTAGGCCACGTACAACGCGGCGGGTCCCCTTGCGCTTTTGACCGTATTTTAGCCTCCCGCATGGGCGTGTACGCAGTAGAATTATTGCTGCAAGGTCACAAAGGACGCTGCGTGGGTATCCAGCAGGAAAAACTGGTACATCACGACATCATCGAAGCCATTGACAGTATGCGCCGTCCGTTTAAATCCGATTACCTGGAAGTATCCAAAAAATTATTCTAA
- a CDS encoding type IV pilus secretin PilQ has protein sequence MKHLNNFTTKCGLFLILFLVSTQAQSADNHVFSIRLQQAPLVATLQQLALELDTNLIIDDELEGTLSLKLDNTDLDQLLRSVAKIKRLDFWQENGIYYINRKNSSSVPDEAFNIAEVADIPVAPAEPKPETATVKLHYAKASEIMKSLTAGNGALVSDTGRLTFDDRSNRLIIQDNRQSIRNIKKLIAELDKPIEQIAIEARIVTMNDESLKELGVRWGMFEPTAGAHKVSGSLAANGFTDISNNLNVNFATATMPAGSVALQVAKINGRLLDLELTALEQEKNVEIIASPRLLTTNKKAASIKQGTEIPYVVTNGKNDTQSVEFREAVLGLEVTPHISQNNAILMDLTVSQNSPGNRVSYGENSEVVSIDKQEIKTQVFAKDGETIVLGGVFHDTVTKGSNKVPVLGDIPVIKHLFGNHSERRQKRELVIFVTPRILKNGETLEQLRHKDGLQNRKLLPVRDKIPADSQLRKNIAKSAVGK, from the coding sequence ATGAAACACTTGAACAATTTTACGACAAAGTGCGGTCTGTTTTTAATCCTTTTTTTGGTTTCGACTCAGGCTCAATCCGCGGACAACCACGTATTTTCCATCCGTTTGCAGCAAGCCCCTTTAGTGGCGACGTTACAACAACTGGCACTGGAACTGGATACCAATTTAATCATTGATGACGAATTGGAAGGTACGCTATCGCTGAAATTGGATAATACGGATTTAGATCAGTTATTGCGTTCGGTAGCGAAAATCAAACGATTGGATTTTTGGCAGGAAAACGGCATTTACTATATCAACCGCAAAAATTCATCTTCTGTGCCGGACGAGGCCTTCAATATAGCGGAAGTTGCCGATATTCCCGTGGCGCCGGCAGAACCTAAACCGGAAACCGCCACCGTGAAGCTGCATTATGCCAAAGCGTCGGAAATAATGAAATCGCTCACGGCCGGCAACGGTGCGCTAGTCAGCGACACGGGACGGCTGACGTTTGATGATCGCAGTAACCGACTGATCATTCAGGACAACAGACAGTCCATTCGTAATATTAAAAAACTTATCGCCGAATTAGACAAACCTATCGAGCAAATCGCCATTGAAGCGCGCATCGTCACTATGAATGATGAAAGCCTGAAAGAACTCGGGGTACGCTGGGGCATGTTCGAACCGACGGCTGGCGCACATAAAGTCAGCGGCAGTTTGGCGGCCAACGGATTCACCGACATCTCGAATAATCTCAATGTTAATTTTGCTACCGCGACAATGCCGGCCGGTTCCGTCGCATTACAAGTGGCTAAAATCAACGGCCGTCTGTTAGATCTTGAATTAACCGCCCTGGAACAGGAAAAAAATGTGGAAATCATTGCCAGTCCGCGCTTGCTCACCACCAACAAAAAAGCGGCCAGTATCAAACAAGGAACGGAGATTCCTTATGTAGTCACCAACGGCAAAAACGACACACAATCGGTAGAATTCCGTGAAGCGGTATTAGGGCTGGAAGTCACGCCGCATATTTCACAAAACAACGCAATTTTAATGGATTTAACCGTCAGCCAAAATTCTCCCGGAAACCGCGTTTCATACGGAGAAAACAGCGAAGTAGTCTCCATTGATAAACAGGAAATTAAAACTCAAGTCTTCGCTAAAGACGGCGAGACCATTGTACTTGGCGGCGTATTTCACGACACCGTAACCAAAGGCAGTAATAAAGTACCCGTTCTCGGCGATATTCCCGTCATTAAACATTTATTCGGCAATCACAGCGAACGCCGCCAGAAACGGGAATTGGTTATTTTCGTCACACCGCGTATTTTGAAAAACGGCGAAACCTTAGAACAATTAAGGCATAAAGACGGCTTGCAAAACCGAAAATTGTTACCCGTCCGCGACAAAATACCAGCGGATTCGCAACTAAGAAAAAACATTGCCAAAAGTGCGGTCGGAAAATGA
- a CDS encoding pilus assembly protein PilP: MRALSFIFFICAVTTVYAADPFDKNRRGDAPPEQAIAIPSAQRCHSHNSALAEHINFKRLKLVGVLLEKERPKALFQIDEKQIVTAKQGDFIAQEHLQIQQITKTVVQLNRWRLDCDNPERLTLKF; this comes from the coding sequence ATGCGTGCTTTAAGTTTTATCTTTTTTATCTGTGCCGTCACGACGGTTTACGCTGCGGATCCCTTCGATAAAAACCGCCGAGGCGACGCGCCTCCCGAGCAAGCGATTGCTATTCCGTCGGCTCAACGCTGCCATTCCCATAATTCCGCCCTTGCCGAACACATAAATTTTAAACGGCTTAAACTGGTGGGCGTATTATTGGAAAAGGAGCGGCCAAAAGCGTTATTTCAAATTGACGAAAAGCAAATTGTAACGGCGAAACAAGGGGATTTTATCGCGCAGGAACATCTGCAAATTCAGCAAATTACCAAAACCGTCGTTCAATTAAACCGATGGAGGCTCGATTGCGATAACCCCGAACGACTAACTTTGAAATTTTAG
- a CDS encoding fimbrial assembly family protein has protein sequence MVNLLPWRLTAHRQRSRQAFKRLMLALSIFFAADIVLWRLNIHAESALNHSQNELEQINRKLPPLIAQVRRQQQHLMKQENNRPVTRERIQQTMDVLQQLPFIQGELSDFTLDAQRITLKGETKNQQEFEQIQQFLNNLPTLDSKLHQFRPQQNELHFEFHLFGENAP, from the coding sequence ATGGTGAATTTACTGCCCTGGCGATTAACCGCCCACCGACAACGAAGCAGACAAGCCTTCAAACGACTGATGCTGGCTTTGAGCATATTCTTTGCGGCGGACATTGTATTATGGAGGCTTAATATTCACGCGGAAAGCGCCTTAAATCACAGCCAAAACGAACTCGAACAAATTAATCGGAAATTACCGCCGCTGATTGCGCAAGTGCGACGGCAACAGCAACATCTCATGAAACAGGAAAACAATCGTCCCGTTACCCGGGAACGGATTCAACAAACTATGGATGTATTACAACAACTGCCATTTATTCAGGGAGAATTATCGGATTTCACGCTTGACGCACAACGCATTACATTAAAAGGAGAGACCAAAAATCAGCAGGAATTCGAGCAAATTCAGCAATTTCTTAATAATTTACCGACGCTGGACAGTAAATTGCACCAATTTCGACCGCAACAAAACGAATTGCACTTTGAATTTCATCTTTTCGGAGAAAACGCACCATGA
- the pilM gene encoding pilus assembly protein PilM, translating to MLGKKQKYQATIQIGVWKQGDIWEAVWFLPNQEQNRPNFIRTEEFLTAWFIEHLTTKKRPLRFNYVVSLLPNHIWCKTLILPQVLNTQECEQQVTATIEKELPLPLEQLWFDYRSEMLKQGMKLEISVVIQETAKSWLEQYAPLSVSVLDNTAHAVFRAFRYLKPELPNNTLYLYHDEHFCLALQETVQEFYVLQQQCMSSALLFQRFKERYQTDIEQICIYHRTDIERHREDNSAESAVKNHQILTSAVYLSAELPFIALGNALWRTDLHQHATPNG from the coding sequence ATGTTGGGGAAAAAACAAAAATATCAGGCAACGATTCAAATCGGCGTGTGGAAACAGGGCGATATTTGGGAAGCGGTTTGGTTTTTACCGAATCAGGAACAAAACCGACCGAACTTTATCCGTACGGAAGAATTTTTAACCGCTTGGTTCATCGAACATCTGACGACCAAAAAGCGTCCGTTGCGATTTAATTATGTCGTCAGCTTATTGCCTAACCATATTTGGTGCAAAACCCTGATTCTGCCGCAGGTTTTAAATACTCAGGAATGTGAACAGCAGGTTACGGCAACCATCGAAAAAGAATTGCCGTTACCTCTGGAACAGCTCTGGTTCGATTACCGCTCGGAAATGCTGAAACAAGGAATGAAACTGGAAATTTCCGTGGTTATACAGGAAACCGCAAAAAGCTGGCTTGAACAATATGCGCCGCTGTCCGTTTCCGTACTGGACAACACGGCACACGCCGTTTTTCGGGCATTTCGTTACCTGAAGCCGGAACTGCCGAACAACACCCTGTATCTTTATCATGATGAGCATTTTTGTCTTGCATTACAGGAAACCGTGCAGGAATTTTATGTCCTGCAACAACAATGCATGTCTTCCGCGTTGTTGTTCCAACGTTTTAAAGAACGTTACCAAACCGACATTGAACAAATCTGTATTTATCACCGAACGGATATTGAACGGCATCGGGAAGACAATTCCGCTGAAAGTGCGGTCAAAAATCATCAAATTTTGACGTCCGCCGTTTACCTTTCGGCGGAACTGCCTTTTATTGCACTGGGTAATGCGCTTTGGCGTACGGATTTACATCAACATGCCACCCCAAACGGTTAA